In Aspergillus luchuensis IFO 4308 DNA, chromosome 1, nearly complete sequence, the following are encoded in one genomic region:
- a CDS encoding uncharacterized protein (COG:S;~EggNog:ENOG410PN9Z;~InterPro:IPR021706,IPR021851;~PFAM:PF11937,PF11693;~SECRETED:SignalP(1-17)) — translation MRASLFLLGCLTAGSMAAPTLLNDVYDYSSDLATYLGKVSKYIESTGEELIKSVNSCDTSKISLPSYASSLPSPSGMSPIYVAVGRGTQNYTCATSTSSSTPQAIGAVARLYNATCIAANYPDMLSLLPGIVYKEQLPSNEEEPLPPANLELLGHHFFRDTTTPVFNLDTLASRQYGIAITKKQDSLDAPSSAIQGSNGAVQWLYLTTINGTVGPYEAVYRVDTVAGSAPKTCQGMQSVFTVQYAANYYFYGA, via the exons ATGCGTGCAAGCCTCTTTCTCCTGGGCTGCCTGACAGCAGGCTCCATGGCAGCACCAACTCTCCTAAACGACGTATACGACTACTCGTCAGACTTAGCCACCTACCTCGGAAAAGTGAGCAAGTATATCGAGAGCACGGGAGAAGAGCTCATCAAGAGCGTCAACTCATGCGACACATCCAAAATATCCCTCCCGTCATACGCATCCAGCCTGCCCTCACCGTCCGGAATGAGCCCAATTTATGTGGCAGTGGGCCGTGGCACCCAG AACTACACCTGTGCCACTTCGACCTCGAGCTCAACACCCCAAGCCATAGGTGCAGTGGCGCGTCTTTACAATGCAACCTGCATTGCAGCCAATTACCCAGACATGTTGTCGTTACTCCCAGGTATAGTGTACAAGGAACAGTTGCCCAGTAACGAGGAGGAACCTCTCCCGCCGGCAAACCTTGAACTCCTGGGTCATCATTTCTTCAGAGATACGACCACACCAGTCTTCAACCTGGATACTTTGGCATCTCGGCAGTATGGGATTGCGATCACGAAGAAACAAGACTCGCTCGATGCTCCGTCGAGTGCTATTCAGGGTAGCAATGGGGCTGTCCAATGGCTGTACCTGACTACTATCAACGGTACCGTCGGTCCGTACGAAGCGGTCTATCGAGTAGATACGGTTGCCGGTTCAGCCCCGAAGACCTGTCAGGGAATGCAGTCGGTGTTTACTGTGCAGTATGCGGCCAACTATTATTTCTATGGTGCATGA
- a CDS encoding SDR family oxidoreductase (COG:M;~EggNog:ENOG410PJWK;~InterPro:IPR036291,IPR001509;~PFAM:PF04321,PF01073,PF01370;~go_function: GO:0003824 - catalytic activity [Evidence IEA]), translated as MSILITGASGYVGQELAAALLTTLPSSTVTLTDVVLPTIPKSAAQHASRAQCIEADLTNPSVVDSLITSTNRYDTIYLLHGIMSSGSEANFDLGMRVNLDATRYILDRLRTVTPGVKVVFTSSLAVYGLAPPGYIINESNFPAVPSSSYGSQKLIIETLLNDYSRRGFLDGRAVRLPTVTVRAGKPTQAASSFASDIIREPFNGRPAVLPVAKETEMWICSPATVVRNLVKAREIPAEKFGDSRSVNLPGLKVSIAEMLEALESIGGKERSELVEERYDADIDRIVQTWTPNFDTKRALELGFVGDVSMRENVEMYAKSLGSE; from the coding sequence ATGTCCATACTCATCACCGGAGCCAGCGGCTACGTTGGACAAGAACTCGCCGCagccctcctcaccaccctcccatcATCGACAGTAACACTCACGGACGTTGTTCTCCCCACGATCCCCAAGAGCGCAGCCCAGCATGCCTCCCGCGCACAATGCATCGAAGCAGACCTCACGAACCCAAGTGTAGTCGACAGcctcatcacctccaccaaccGCTACGACACCATCTACCTCCTCCACGGTATCATGTCCAGCGGGTCCGAAGCGAACTTCGACCTAGGCATGCGCGTCAACCTCGACGCAACCCGCTACATCCTCGACCGCCTCCGCACCGTCACTCCCGGCGTCAAAGTCGTCTTCACCTCGAGTCTAGCAGTATACGGCCTTGCACCACCAGGCTACATCATCAATGAGAGTAACTTCCCCGCCGTGCCGTCCTCGTCGTACGGATCTCAGAAACTCATCATTGAGACACTGCTGAATGATTACTCCCGTCGCGGGTTCCTGGATGGTCGTGCCGTCCGTCTGCCCACTGTTACTGTGAGGGCGGGAAAGCCGACACAGGCGGCGAGTAGCTTCGCGAGTGATATTATTCGGGAGCCGTTTAATGGTCGGCCTGCGGTGTTGCCGGTTGCTAAGGAGACGGAGATGTGGATTTGTTCGCCGGCGACGGTGGTGAGGAATTTGGTCAAGGCGAGGGAGATCCCGGCGGAGAAGTTTGGGGATTCGAGATCGGTCAACTTGCCTGGGTTGAAGGTTAGTATTGCGGAGATGTTGGAGGCGTTGGAGAGTATTggtgggaaggagaggagcgAGTTGGTGGAGGAAAGGTATGATGCGGATATTGATCGGATTGTGCAGACGTGGACGCCCAATTTTGATACCAAGAGGGCGTTGGAGTTGGGGTTTGTGGGGGACGTGTCAATGAGGGAGAATGTGGAGATGTATGCGAAGAGTTTGGGGAGTGAATAG
- the NOP1 gene encoding rRNA 2'-O-methyltransferase fibrillarin family protein (BUSCO:EOG092648VW;~COG:A;~EggNog:ENOG410PIJ4;~InterPro:IPR029063,IPR000692;~PFAM:PF01269;~go_function: GO:0003723 - RNA binding [Evidence IEA];~go_function: GO:0008168 - methyltransferase activity [Evidence IEA];~go_process: GO:0006364 - rRNA processing [Evidence IEA]) — translation MAFGGPRGGRGGGRGAPRGGGGGRGGRGGLGAGGRGRGGGGRGAPRGGRGAPRGRGGPRGGGRGGAKGAKGGAKVIIEPHRHAGVFVARGGKEDLLVTKNLTPGEAVYGEKRISVESPAEEDGTVTKTEYRVWNPFRSKLAAGILGGLDDIYMRPGSKVLYLGSASGTSVSHVADIVGPTGNVYAVEFSHRSGRDLIGMATHRTNVIPIVEDARHPLRYRMLVPMVDVIFADVAQPDQARIVGLNAHMFLKEGGGVIVSVKANCIDSTAKPEVVFAREVQKMREERIKPREQLTLEPFERDHCIVSGIYKRSA, via the exons ATGGCATTCGGTGGCCCTCGTGGTGGACGTGGCGGTGGCCGTGGTGCTCCtcgtggaggtggtggtggccgtggtggtAGAG GCGGTCTTGGTGCCGGTGGTCGTGgccgtggcggtggtggccgtggtgctCCCCGCGGTGGTCGTGGTGCCCCccgtggccgtggtggtCCTCGCGGCGGTGGTCGCGGCGGTGCTAAGGGTGCTAAGGGTGGTGCTAAGGTCATCATT GAACCCCACCGTCACGCTGGTGTTTTCGTCGCCCGTGGTGGCAAGGAAGATTTGCTCGTCACCAAGAACCTTACTCCCGGAGAGGCCGTCTACGGTGAGAAGCGCATTTCTGTCGAGTCCCCcgctgaggaggatggcacTGTGACCAAGACCGAATACCGTGTCTGGAACCCCTTCCGTTCCAAGTTGGCTGCCGGTATCCTGGGTGGTCTGGATGACATCTACATGCGCCCTGGCTCCAAGGTCCTGTATCTCGGTTCCGCCAGCGGTACCTCCGTCAGTCACGTTGCCGATATCGTTGGACCTACTGGTAACGTCTACGCCGTTGAGTTCTCCCACCGTTCCGGTCGTGACTTGATCGGCATGGCTACCCACCGCACCAACGTTATCCCCATTGTCGAGGACGCCAGACACCCTCTCCGCTACCGCATGCTCGTCCCCATGGTCGATGTCATCTTCGCCGATGTTGCCCAGCCTGACCAGGCCCGTATTGTCGGCCTGAACGCCCACATGTTCCTCaaggagggcggtggtgtcATTGTCTCCGTCAAGGCCAACTGTATCGACAGTACCGCCAAGCCCGAGGTTGTGTTCGCTCGTGAAGTCCAGAAgatgagagaggagaggatcaAGCCCAGGGAACAGCTGACCCTGGAGCCTTTCGAACGTGACCACTGTATAGTGTCTGGTATCTACAAGCGCTCTGCATGA
- a CDS encoding PLAC8 family protein (COG:S;~EggNog:ENOG410PQR3;~InterPro:IPR006461;~PFAM:PF04749;~TransMembrane:1 (o49-70i)), whose product MGEGQEWSSGFWDCCSPCGTCFLGCCCPCLLHGRTSSRLEDPTLKDDSMMNGGCCLYFLLSYCGFHFIPLMMKRGQIRERFGLEGSGCGDCMRACCCPCCTLMQHEKELESRAALLEGGAAGQQGYKAPGGMQYA is encoded by the exons ATGGGCGAAGGTCAAGAATGGTCCTCCGGTTTCTGGGACTGCTGCTCCCCCTGCGGCACCT GCTTcctcggctgctgctgtcccTGCCTCCTGCACGGCCGCACCAGCTCTCGTCTCGAAGACCCCACCCTGAAAGATGATAGCATGATGAACGGTGGT TGCTGCCTctacttcctcctcagcTACTGCGGCTTCCACTTCATCCCACTGATGATGAAGCGCGGCCAAATCCGAGAGAGATTCGGCCTGGAGGGGTCCGGATGCGGGGACTGTATGCGGGCGTGCTGCTGCCCGTGCTGCACGCTCATGCAGCATgagaaggagttggagagtCGGGCGGCGTTGTTGGAGGGcggtgctgctgggcagCAGGGGTATAAGGCTCCTGGGGGGATGCAGTATGCTTAA
- a CDS encoding uncharacterized protein (COG:S;~EggNog:ENOG410PMZJ;~InterPro:IPR038921;~SECRETED:SignalP(1-19)): MKLDTKQLAWVLLPWTVASSPFPAEERLAVPDGSTYANHIFNALHNSMKMFGSVMQHNGMSIFIATVPEGTEFYHGTSSAYRINGTEWLAFEPEHAMAFAHPSRIRHQQPSRANNSPLDDEERGSTKKSHDKNWKGSVKHANDLESETGSWVQDHARHREHVKPYRAGSRDKHHKESVHQQCGSDSDNSGWTRDHTRHREHVNPYRADSRGHAKHHKLDMTTESTAHQGLFTRQWKRLQSMVQYFLTDQGTSHRIVVESLSSQALPKSHDGHHNKPGHQSQSDIEEHQEQSSSMPTEPTAEEQTGYFHTYRTKRELRLVYFDGQSAAKSLKGTLDMQDIVLRNASLFDGSPAEGDNLRADDLCAMARDQWDNRVDGFIRMVGGFEVILCSFADNLDVVSILSTYPSRNGDGGSHLSYARALATRFEGIGGGRVSINYDDFVTMFAYPDAMYFDDQGLPRVVDDAAKLGSVRAHIDRLVKGPDATTPSINWQNVVDMIMTRYQYRISLALSSAISTHHELRRELHLAIEPFIDARARNSTAEVERCAKQFWVSGADTTTVPAQAVSRVSERLCSSLVAGASAETYEEGIAIIEELKHYLDWAVFRGCNKCKIDEVCQLPIWPSGSKEDFVRPRCGTGLAHGSGGYWDMMGKIRQH, from the coding sequence ATGAAGCTCGATACCAAGCAGCTAGCTTGGGTGTTATTGCCATGGACGGTGGCATCCAGTCCATTCCCAGCCGAAGAACGACTTGCTGTGCCAGATGGCTCTACTTATGCCAATCACATCTTCAATGCTCTGCATAACTCCATGAAGATGTTCGGCAGCGTCATGCAGCACAACGGGATGTCCATCTTCATTGCCACGGTACCTGAAGGAACGGAATTCTACCACGGTACCTCCAGTGCATATCGTATCAACGGAACTGAGTGGCTGGCTTTTGAGCCGGAGCATGCCATGGCTTTTGCCCACCCTAGTCGGATTCGTCATCAACAACCCTCTAGGGCTAACAACTCGCCACTTGACGATGAGGAACGGGGCAGTACGAAGAAAAGCCATGATAAGAATTGGAAAGGGTCAGTTAAACATGCAAATGATCTCGAATCGGAAACTGGCAGCTGGGTGCAAGATCATGCTCGGCACCGCGAACATGTGAAACCATATCGTGCAGGTTCTCGCGATAAGCATCATAAAGAGTCGGTTCACCAGCAATGTGGCTCTGATTCGGACAACAGCGGCTGGACTCGGGATCATACCCGGCACCGCGAACATGTGAACCCATATCGTGCAGATTCCCGTGGTCATGCAAAACACCACAAGCTTGACATGACTACTGAAAGCACGGCTCACCAAGGCCTCTTCACTCGCCAATGGAAGAGATTGCAGTCAATGGTTCAGTATTTCCTAACTGATCAAGGGACATCCCACAGAATTGTGGTGGAAAGTCTCAGCTCGCAAGCTCTTCCTAAATCTCACGATGGTCACCATAACAAGCCTGGCCACCAGAGTCAGTCAGACATTGAGGAGCATCAAGAACAGTCATCTTCCATGCCCACCGAACCTACGGCTGAAGAACAGACGGGATATTTTCACACCTATCGCACTAAGCGTGAACTACGTCTAGTCTACTTCGATGGACAGTCGGCTGCAAAATCTCTCAAGGGTACCCTCGACATGCAGGATATTGTCCTTCGAAACGCATCCCTCTTCGATGGTAGCCCAGCAGAGGGTGACAACCTGCGTGCCGACGATCTGTGTGCCATGGCCCGCGATCAGTGGGACAATCGTGTTGACGGATTCATTCGAATGGTCGGTGGCTTCGAGGTCATTCTCTGCTCTTTCGCCGATAACCTCGACGTTGTGAGCATCCTCAGCACCTACCCATCGCGCAATGGCGACGGAGGATCCCACCTCAGCTATGCCCGGGCACTTGCTACCCGATTCGAAGGCATCGGAGGTGGCAGGGTGTCCATCAACTACGATGATTTTGTCACGATGTTCGCATACCCGGACGCAATGTACTTCGACGATCAGGGCCTTCCTCGGGTGGTCGACGATGCTGCAAAGCTGGGATCAGTGCGCGCACACATTGACCGACTAGTTAAAGGACCTGACGCGACAACCCCTAGTATTAACTGGCAAAACGTCGTCGACATGATCATGACCAGATACCAATACCGCATCAGTCTGGCATTGTCTTCGGCCATTTCCACTCACCATGAACTTCGACGTGAGCTCCACCTCGCTATTGAGCCATTTATCGACGCGCGTGCGCGCAACTCGACTGCGGAGGTTGAGCGCTGCGCCAAGCAGTTCTGGGTCTCTGGCGCTGATACTACCACTGTCCCAGCTCAAGCAGTTTCTCGGGTCTCGGAGCGATTATGCTCGAGTTTGGTTGCTGGCGCGAGCGCAGAGACTTATGAGGAGGGAATTGCAATCATTGAGGAGCTAAAGCACTACTTGGATTGGGCGGTCTTCAGGGGGTGCAATAAGTGCAAGATAGACGAGGTTTGTCAGCTCCCTATTTGGCCCTCTGGCTCCAAGGAAGATTTCGTTCGGCCGCGGTGTGGTACCGGTCTGGCTCATGGCTCGGGTGGCTATTGGGACATGATGGGCAAAATCCGTCAGCATTAG
- a CDS encoding mitochondrial processing peptidase (COG:O;~EggNog:ENOG410PGP4;~InterPro:IPR001431,IPR011765,IPR007863,IPR011249;~MEROPS:MER0043985;~PFAM:PF05193,PF00675;~go_function: GO:0046872 - metal ion binding [Evidence IEA];~go_process: GO:0006508 - proteolysis [Evidence IEA]), which produces MASRRLAFNLNQALRSKAALKAIQPVKRGFASPVTLPSTTQSTTLSNGFTIATEYSPWAQTSTVGVWIDAGSRAETDKTNGTAHFLEHLAFKGTNKRSQHQLELEIENMGAHLNAYTSRENTVYYAKSFNNDVPKAVDILADILQNSKLEPTAIERERDVILREQEEVDKQLEEVVFDHLHATAFQNQPLGRTILGPKQNIQTISRDNLVDYIKTNYTADRMVLVGAGGIPHEQLVRLAEEHFGGLPSKPPTSAALALTAEQKRIPEFIGSEVRIRDDTLPTAHIALAVEGVSWKDDDYFTALVTQAIVGNWDRAMGNSSYLGSKLSSFVEYHGLANSFMSFSTSYSDTGLWGIYLTSENVTRLEDLIHFTLREWSRLSYNVTSAEVERAKAQLKASILLSLDGTTAVAEDIGRQIITTGRRLSPEDIERTIGQITEKDVMDFASRKLWDQDIAMSAVGSIEAVLDYNRIRADMSRNSL; this is translated from the exons ATGGCTTCTCGGCGCCTAGCGTTCAACCTTAACCAGGCTCTCCGGAGCAAGGCCGCCCTGAAGGCCATCCAGCCCGTCAAGCGTGGCTTCGCTTCCCCGGTCACCTTGCCTTCCACCACCCAGTCCACCACTCTCTCCAACGGTTTCACG ATCGCTACTGAGTACTCCCCATGGGCTCAGACCTCCACTGTTGGCGTGTGGATCGATGCCGGTAGCCGGGCAGAGACTGACAAGACCAACGGAACCGCGCACTTCCTGGAGCACCTTGCTTTCAAG GGCACCAACAAGCGTTCCCAGCACCAATTGGAGCTCGAGATCGAGAACATGGGCGCTCACCTGAACGCCTACACATCG CGCGAGAACACCGTCTACTACGCCAAGTCTTTCAACAACGATGTCCCCAAGGCCGTCGACATCCTCGCCGATATCCTTCAGAACTCCAAGCTGGAGCCCACTGCCATCGAGCGTGAGCGCGACGTCATCCTCCgtgagcaggaggaggtcgaCAAGCAGCTCGAGGAGGTTGTTTTCGACCACCTCCACGCCACTGCTTTCCAGAACCAGCCCCTCGGTCGCACCATCCTCGGCCCCAAGCAGAACATCCAGACCATCTCCCGTGACAACCTGGTCGACTACATCAAGACCAACTACACTGCTGACCGCATGGTCCTCGTTGGTGCCGGTGGTATCCCCCACGAGCAGCTCGTGAGACTCGCTGAGGAGCACTTCGGTGGCCTCCCCAGCAAGCCCCCGACCTCTGCTGCCCTGGCCCTCACCGCCGAGCAGAAGCGTATCCCCGAGTTCATCGGTTCCGAGGTCAGAATCCGTGACGACACTCTCCCCACTGCCCACATTGCCCTTGCCGTCGAGGGTGTCAGCTGGAAGGACGATGACTACTTCACCGCTCTCGTCACCCAGGCCATCGTCGGTAACTGGGACCGTGCCATGGGTAACTCCTCCTACCTTGGCAGCAAGCTCAGCTCTTTCGTTGAGTACCACGGCCTTGCCAACAGCTTCATGAGTTTCTCCACCAGCTACAGCGACACTGG TCTGTGGGGTATCTACCTGACCTCCGAGAACGTCACCCGCCTCGAGGACCTCATCCACTTCACCCTCCGTGAATGGTCCCGCCTGAGCTACAACGTTACCTCCGCTGAGGTTGAGCGCGCCAAGGCTCAGCTGAAGgcctccatcctcctctcccttgaCGGCACCACCGCCGTTGCCGAAGACATTGGTCGCcagatcatcaccaccggcCGCCGCCTCAGCCCCGAGGACATCGAGCGCACGATCGGCCAGATCACCGAGAAGGATGTCATGGACTTCGCCTCCCGCAAGCTGTGGGATCAGGACATTGCCATGAGCGCTGTCGGCAGCATCGAGGCCGTCCTCGACTACAACCGTATCCGTGCGGACATGAGCCGCAACTCTCTGTAA
- a CDS encoding CCAAT displacement transcription factor COY1 (BUSCO:EOG09261OXD;~COG:U;~EggNog:ENOG410PFYG;~InterPro:IPR012955;~PFAM:PF08172;~TransMembrane:1 (o690-708i);~go_component: GO:0030173 - integral component of Golgi membrane [Evidence IEA];~go_process: GO:0006891 - intra-Golgi vesicle-mediated transport [Evidence IEA]): MDAFALTEGIVPDNSQDGHHSEPAAGKLPEGANKFQRAIAAWRGIDLASTVAKLDSTASDIVAQQRDALVQRKDLAQKTKDFRKLDDSSKLAEYKGLLKAYQGFIDLLTNQGKASSSAFLQLYSSLSEAPDPYPLLEASIDSLVHSEETVPKLTSERDRLQGSVDRLTSQLEDTEKRLQEERAARKKLEENQESKIKEVEESWSAVLSEKTNNWTAKEKSLEEKVENQERLVKELKASYEVSQRLGQEEEGGESTHGASAAELELVSTELEKTGLRLAEVEARNEQLRLELAQAVSHSQSGHAASVEDDPDYLRLQSENSSLLRKLEAARFDKESERHTWESKYSQAERQITSVTAEKEELRSKLEKVADYEDIRRELEMIKSIEFSPGDDDDAGDLTDAANANGAATKSQDGSKNKNSLEQLLLARNKKLTDELTILRVSHRDLQGQLETLREDLSTTKEELEKSQKLSTTLENDLLRVQEEAANTFPSSAMSVAGTYTSKYPHSSRKGAVSPTSSIISGFDQSMASANTMDSIRAGEPVGGGSGLLPMIQAQRDRFKKKNAELEEELSKLYGTVKSLRQEVASLQKDNLSLYEKTRYVSTYNRGPGASSSASAYASRPNASSIHPSADTPSGLSLDRYQSAYEAQISPFAAFRGRESTRAYKRMSLPERIVFSLTRIILANRTSRNLFAGYCFALHILIFVMLYMMSTMEIEKHSSASLGAAAAAAMAGGGSGSGGYAGQQLHGDDWQQEGFNHAG, encoded by the exons ATGGACGCTTTCGCCCTTACCGAAGGCATTGTCCCTGACAATAGCCAGGATGGTCACCACTCCGAGCCCGCCGCCGGCAAGTTGCCGGAAGGAGCTAACAAGTTCCAGCGTGCCATTGCGGCCTGGCGAG GTATCGATCTCGCCAGTACGGTCGCAAAGCTAGACAGTACCGCATCTGACATCGTCGCTCAGCAGCGCGATGCACTCGTCCAGCGCAAAGATCTCGcccagaagaccaaggaCTTCAGGAAGCTAGATGACTCTTCGAAGCTTGCCGAGTACAAGGGTCTTCTGAAAG CTTACCAGGGGTTCATCGATCTTCTCACGAACCAGGGCAAGGCCTCCTCGTCCGCCTTCCTACAGCTCTATTCATCATTGTCCGAAGCGCCTGATCCCTACCCTCTCCTTGAAGCATCCATCGATTCCCTCGTCCATTCCGAAGAAACCGTCCCCAAACTGACCTCGGAACGTGATCGCCTGCAAGGCTCCGTCGACCGTCTCACCTCTCAGCTGGAGGATACGGAGAAGCGCCTTCAAGAAGAACGGGCGGCCAGGAAGAAGCTAGAGGAGAACCAGGAATCTAAAATcaaggaggttgaggagtcGTGGTCGGCGGTGCTGTCGGAGAAGACGAACAATTGGACGGCCAAGGAGAAGagtctggaggagaaggtggagaatcAGGAGCGCTTGGTGAAGGAGCTCAAGGCAAGCTATGAGGTGTCACAACGCTTGggccaggaggaagagggcggCGAGAGCACCCACGGAGCTAGCGCTGCGGAACTCGAATTGGTTTCGACTgagttggagaagacggGCCTGAGGCTGGCGGAAGTCGAGGCGAGAAATGAGCAACTCAGGCTCGAGCTGGCTCAAGCCGTCTCCCACTCGCAATCGGGCCACGCGGCGTCCGTCGAAGATGACCCTGATTACCTGCGTCTTCAGTCGGAGAACTCGTCCCTTTTGCGCAAACTTGAAGCTGCACGATTTGACAAGGAGTCTGAGCGACACACCTGGGAGTCCAAGTACTCTCAGGCGGAGAGGCAGATCACAAGTGTTACGGCTGAAAAAGAGGAATTGCGCTCAAAGTTGGAGAAGGTCGCTGACTATGAAGACATCCGTCGGGAACTGGAGATGATCAAG TCTATTGAGTTCTCGCctggtgatgacgacgatgctGGCGATCTTACAGACGCTGCGAACGCCAACGGCGCGGCTACCAAGTCCCAGGATGGGTCAAAGAACAAAAATAGCTTGGAGCAGCTCTTGCTCGCCAGGAATAAGAAACTGACAGACGAGCTCACCATTCTACGAGTATCCCATCGCGACCTTCAGGGTCAGCTAGAGACTCTCCGCGAGGATCTCTCCACCACGAaagaggagttggagaagtcgCAGAAACTCTCTACCACATTGGAGAATGATCTTCTCCGTGTACAGGAGGAGGCTGCAAACACATTCCCGTCCTCGGCGATGTCTGTTGCTGGTACCTACACCTCCAAGTACCCACACTCGTCCCGCAAGGGCGCAGTGTCGCCCACCTCGTCCATCATCTCGGGCTTTGACCAGTCCATGGCTTCAGCCAACACGATGGACTCCATCCGTGCGGGAGAGCCAGTTGGGGGCGGCTCCGGTCTTTTGCCTATGATCCAAGCCCAGCGTGATCGtttcaagaagaagaacgctgagctggaggaagagctgtcGAAGCTGTACGGCACAGTGAAGTCCTTGAGGCAAGAGGTGGCTTCTCTACAAAAAGACAACCTCAGCCTGTATGAGAAGACACGCTATGTCTCAACATACAACCGTGGCCCAGGCGCATCATCGTCCGCCTCTGCTTACGCAAGCAGGCCCAATGCCTcgtccatccacccatcgGCGGACACGCCGTCGGGGCTCTCCCTCGATCGGTACCAATCCGCGTATGAGGCTCAGATCTCACCATTTGCTGCCTTCCGGGGCCGTGAGTCTACGCGTGCATATAAGCGCATGAGCCTACCGGAGAGAATCGTATTCTCCCTTACCCGGATCATTCTCGCTAACCGCACGAGCCGGAATCTTTTCGCGGGCTACTGCTTTGCTCTACACATCTTGATCTTCGTCATGCTGTATATGATGAGTACCATGGAGATCGAGAAGCATAGCAGCGCAAGCCTTGGTGCGGCCGCTGCGGCTGCGATGGCCGGCGGGGGCAGCGGTAGCGGCGGCTACGCGGGCCAGCAGCTCCATGGAGACGATTGGCAGCAAGAAGGCTTCAATCACGCCGGTTGA
- a CDS encoding uncharacterized protein (InterPro:IPR008427;~PFAM:PF05730;~SECRETED:SignalP(1-18);~TransMembrane:1 (n3-13c18/19o191-215i)), whose amino-acid sequence MKLTITLLLLGVVSTVNGLSECILNCQAEAAASDCSTSNYNQTSCYCNDGNFPIDVQSCLEKSCSDDIGSFHTYRGSQCGGSSATTTATAAASTSTITLSSCILECQSTAADTVGGVCSSSNYNNTACYCDSDSFATQTQDCIFSDCAGQDGTFHQWRGSICASSTTTSSSTSAATSTSSSSGSSGLSKGAIAGISVGSAVAGIAIISLIVFTLLRRRWKSAHTYNKDSDPRNFPLHKMASASTSIA is encoded by the exons ATGAAGTTAACTATCACCCTTCTACTTCTCGGGGTTGTCTCGACCGTCAATGG CCTGAGTGAGTGCATCCTTAACTGCCAAGCCGAGGCTGCTGCAAGCGActgcagcaccagcaactA CAACCAGACCAGCTGCTACTGCAACGACGGTAACTTCCCCATTGATGTTCAATCCTGCCTGGAAAA GAGCTGCTCGGATGATATCGGATCCTTCCACACCTATCGTGGCTCACAGTGCGGAGGATCTTctgctaccaccaccgcaactGCAGCTGCCTCGACTTCAACCATAACACTGAGTAGCTGCATCCTAGAGTGCCAGTCTACTGCAGCCGACACTGTCGGTGGTGTTTGCTCGTCTAGCAACTA caacaacacAGCATGTTATTGTGACTCGGATTCCTTCGCCACCCAAACCCAGGACTGTATCTTCTC GGACTGTGCCGGCCAAGATGGCACCTTCCACCAATGGCGCGGATCTATCTGCGCATCCAGCACAACCACAAGCAGTTCCACCTCAGCTGCGACATCCACTAGCTCTAGTTCCGGCAGCTCCGGACTCAGCAAAGGCGCTATCGCAGGCATTAGTGTCGGCTCTGCCGTCGCCGGGATTGCAATTATCTCCTTGATTGTATTTACGCTCCTACGTCGCCGGTGGAAATCCGCCCATACTTACAACAAGGACAGTGACCCTAGGAATTTCCCGCTTCATAAgatggcttcggcttcgacgTCTATTGCGTGA